Proteins encoded by one window of Ulvibacter sp. MAR_2010_11:
- the pheT gene encoding phenylalanine--tRNA ligase subunit beta gives MKISYNWLKQFINLDWEAEKTGELLTDLGLEIEGIEKFTSVPGGLEGVVVGEVVECGPHPNADRLKITQVDLGKETVQIVCGAPNVAKGQKVPVATVGTTLYDGEGNPWQIKKGKIRGEVSNGMICAEDELGLGQSHDGIMILDEKYKAGTPVHTLFEIENDTVFEIGLTPNRADAMSHLGVARDLRAGLLQQNVSIELITPSTSSFHIDNRSLKIDVAVANNELAPRYCGLTISGLKVADSPAWLQNRLKAIDLTPINNIVDVTNYILHELGQPLHAFDAAKIAGGKINVKTLPTGTKFTTLDGVERELHEEDLMICDASAPLCIAGVFGGINSGVTETTTSIFLESAYFNPISVRKTAKRHGLNTDASFRFERGIDPNITEYALMRAAILLSEIAGGEVTSDIVDIYPKKIEDHLVVLNFANTTKLIGEEIPKETIKSILTSLDIKVNNVTETGIGMTIPAYRNDVTREADVIEEILRVYGYNKITFTQKLNASIASTERVEDYKIQDKTAGQLIALGFHEMLGNSLTSPKYISLSDSLSEAHNITMLNPLSQDLSVLRQSMLFGGMEALAYNNNRRTNNVKLFEFGKTYHNYPDGRAEKKHLSLTISGNQEEDNWRIGHSEKSDFFYAKGIITSILDRLGISGYTEKGVKSDIFSEGLSVVKNKKTLVDFGVVKKKITKAFAVEGEAIFADFNWDAVLEEIPTHNFNVSPIPKFPQVKRDFALLLDENISFDVLKASALQTERELLKEVTLFDVYTGKNLPKGKKSYALSFTLQDEKKTLTDKQIDKIMKKLQQRFESDFGATLR, from the coding sequence ATGAAGATTTCGTACAACTGGCTGAAACAATTTATAAATCTTGACTGGGAGGCAGAAAAGACCGGAGAATTATTAACCGATCTGGGGCTGGAAATTGAAGGCATCGAAAAATTTACTTCGGTTCCCGGCGGACTCGAAGGTGTGGTAGTTGGCGAGGTAGTGGAATGCGGTCCTCATCCCAACGCAGACCGGTTAAAAATCACTCAGGTCGATTTGGGAAAAGAAACAGTGCAAATTGTGTGTGGAGCTCCCAATGTAGCCAAAGGACAAAAAGTACCAGTGGCAACTGTCGGTACCACATTATATGACGGTGAAGGTAATCCCTGGCAGATTAAAAAAGGGAAAATTAGAGGTGAAGTTAGTAATGGAATGATCTGTGCCGAAGATGAACTAGGCTTAGGACAAAGTCATGACGGCATTATGATTCTGGATGAAAAATATAAGGCCGGAACTCCGGTTCATACACTTTTTGAAATAGAAAACGATACGGTGTTTGAAATAGGACTTACGCCCAATCGCGCAGATGCAATGAGCCATTTAGGTGTTGCGCGCGATTTACGTGCCGGTTTGTTACAACAAAATGTATCCATAGAATTAATAACACCCTCTACCAGTAGTTTTCATATAGACAACCGCTCGTTAAAGATAGATGTGGCAGTAGCTAACAACGAGTTGGCTCCGAGATACTGCGGACTTACAATTTCAGGATTAAAGGTTGCCGACTCTCCGGCATGGCTTCAAAATAGATTGAAGGCAATAGACCTCACTCCTATCAATAATATAGTAGATGTAACAAATTATATTTTACACGAATTAGGGCAACCGCTCCACGCCTTTGATGCTGCAAAAATTGCGGGTGGGAAAATTAATGTAAAAACCTTACCCACAGGAACAAAGTTCACAACGCTTGATGGTGTTGAACGTGAATTGCACGAAGAAGATTTAATGATTTGTGATGCCTCTGCTCCTCTGTGCATAGCAGGTGTTTTTGGAGGAATAAATAGTGGTGTTACCGAAACAACTACAAGTATTTTTCTGGAAAGCGCTTATTTTAACCCTATAAGTGTTCGGAAAACAGCGAAACGCCACGGTTTAAATACCGATGCTTCTTTCCGCTTTGAAAGAGGAATCGATCCCAACATTACAGAATACGCCCTTATGCGCGCAGCTATTCTTCTATCAGAAATTGCCGGCGGCGAGGTAACCAGCGATATCGTCGATATTTATCCTAAAAAGATTGAGGACCATCTAGTAGTGCTCAATTTCGCGAACACCACAAAATTAATTGGGGAAGAAATTCCAAAAGAAACCATTAAAAGTATCCTTACTTCACTGGACATAAAAGTGAACAACGTAACCGAAACCGGTATAGGAATGACCATTCCTGCTTACCGAAACGATGTTACCCGAGAGGCCGATGTGATTGAGGAAATTTTACGAGTTTACGGCTACAACAAAATCACTTTCACCCAAAAACTAAACGCCTCTATCGCTTCTACAGAACGGGTTGAAGATTATAAAATTCAGGATAAAACAGCGGGACAACTTATTGCTCTTGGGTTTCATGAAATGCTGGGGAATTCTTTAACCTCTCCTAAATACATTTCGTTGAGCGATTCCCTTTCGGAAGCACATAATATTACCATGCTCAACCCGCTTAGTCAGGATCTGTCGGTATTACGCCAATCTATGTTATTTGGTGGTATGGAAGCCTTGGCATACAACAACAACCGAAGAACAAACAATGTGAAGTTGTTCGAATTCGGAAAAACCTACCACAATTATCCTGATGGAAGAGCCGAAAAGAAGCACTTATCGCTTACCATTTCTGGAAATCAAGAAGAGGACAATTGGAGGATTGGACATTCCGAAAAAAGTGATTTCTTTTATGCCAAAGGGATTATCACGAGCATTTTAGACCGCTTGGGAATTTCCGGCTATACCGAAAAAGGTGTGAAAAGCGATATTTTCTCGGAAGGGCTTTCAGTAGTTAAAAATAAAAAGACATTGGTTGACTTTGGAGTTGTAAAGAAAAAAATAACCAAAGCCTTTGCTGTTGAAGGAGAAGCCATATTTGCAGATTTTAACTGGGATGCCGTTTTAGAAGAAATTCCAACGCATAATTTTAATGTAAGCCCTATCCCGAAATTTCCACAGGTAAAACGTGATTTTGCGTTACTTCTCGATGAAAACATAAGCTTCGATGTTTTAAAAGCATCTGCCTTGCAAACAGAACGTGAATTGTTAAAAGAAGTAACCTTGTTCGATGTGTATACCGGGAAAAATCTTCCGAAAGGTAAAAAGTCGTATGCCCTGAGTTTTACGCTTCAAGACGAAAAGAAAACACTAACCGACAAGCAAATCGACAAGATTATGAAAAAATTGCAACAGCGATTTGAAAGCGATTTTGGAGCTACTTTACGGTAA